The genomic segment TGAACATCTGATTCGTGGCCCTGCCTACTTCATCAGCCTGCCCAGGACCCGAAGACAACAAAATCCCTGGGGTCGGGAAGGCAGCCAAAGGAGGGTAGAGGCCACTGGGAGTCGGGGACTCAGATTCTAGTCCTGCCTCTGTCACCCCATAGCCATGTGATCCGGACGTATTGCTTCAATTTCCTCCCCTAGGACTTGAGGGATTCCCAGGAGATAGAACTCCTGGGTTTGAAAGCAGGCTGCACCAATGAACTACGGTGCGACcttggtcctcagtttccccttctgggAAGTATGGTAAGGGGTAACCGAGAAAAGCCACGAGCTAACCCCTTGGCACCCACCCAGCAAGTGCTCGGTAGATGCCGTCTCCCGTCCTGCCAGCACAGCCTGTCCCGCCACACCGCACCTGCCAGAGAGAGCGGGAGGTCCTGCACGCCGGCCAGCGCCCCCACCCGCGCCGCCGGGCCCCGGGCGGCCTGCCACGACAGCGGCGGTGCATTGTGGGGCTTGTAGTGCGGGGTGGCTTGGGTGGGTGGGCGCGGCCGCAGCAGTCGCAGCGGGGCCATCTTCGGCGGGCTTGGCCAGTGCCTTGCGCACCTGTGCCCCCCGCCTGCCCGATGGCGCCGCGGCCACTGGGCCCCTTGGCCCTGGCGCTGGGCGGCGCTGCGGCCGTGCTCGGCTCGGTGCTCTTCATCCTCTGGAAGACCTACTTTGGCCGCGGCCGGGAGCGGCGCTGGGACCAGGGCGAGGCCTGGTGGGGCGCGGAGCCTGCCCGTCTCCCCGAGTGGGACGAGTGGGACGTGAGTGTCCGGCTGGGGCCGCGGGGCTGGGGGCCGGCCCGGGGCTGCGCCTCCGCGTGTGGCCGAGGGGTGTGACCACGACCCTGCGAGCGCCAGAAGCGCCGGAGTCGGGGCTTGGTCGCCGCAGCCCGCAGGCCCCGCGCGGGCGGCCGTGCGGTCGCGGAGCCGGGGAACAGCGGAGCCGGCGGGCGGGCGTGGCGCCGCCCCGCCACCGCGAGCCCCGGGCGCCGCAGCCTGCAGGGCGCGCGGGGTAGCAACCTCCGCGCCCCGCCGGCTGTGCCCGCGCCCGCCCGGCGCCTGCGCAGTGCGCGGCCGGGGAGGCCGGGATCGGGCCCGGCTAGGTGCGCGTTTCCCCAGTTTCCCCCGGGACGTGGGGTagtctgaggaagctgaggctccacGAGGGTAAGGAATTTGTCCGAGGTCACTTAGGGAAAACCCGAAGATTAGGGCTTGGAATTCAGGACTCCAAAGGCAGTGCTTGTCCCATTCCTTCGGCTCATGCCTGCCTGTCCCCGGGACGGGTGGAGGGCGGGCGTGAGCGGTTTGGTGCCTTTGGTCTTCCCTTGGTAAGGGTCAGGCGGGAGGTTCCCGGCCGCAGCCTGACCTCTGCCCCGCAGCCCGAGGACGAGGAGGACGAGGAGCCGGCGCTGGAGGAGCTGGAGCAGCGTGAGGTGCTGGTGCTGGGGCTGGATGGCTCTGGGAAGAGCACGTTCCTGCGCGTGCTGTCGGGAAAGCCGCTGCTGGAAGGCCACATACCCACCTGGGGCTTCAACTCTGTGCGGCTGTCCACCAAGGACTTCGAGGTGGACCTGCTAGAGAGTGAGCAGAcaccccacccctctccccattACCTCTACTGGACCCAGGCCTGGATTCTTTGCAAGGGAGGGCGATTCCAAAATGCATGTCTAAGCAGGACGCTCTCACGTACGAAATCCTTCTCATCCCTCCCTGGGACACAGGATACAGTCCAAGCTCTGTATTCTGGCGTTTGGGGCCCTTCATGATGGGCATCTCCAACTTGGTTCCCTGCCCTTCGCCCCTGCTGAAGCCCACATGTCTTTACATGCCAACAGCTAGTTTCATATGCCAAGCACTTGACAAACTTAATACAACCCTCCCAGCAACTCTATATAACTAGAATTGGTCACTGCCCTCATTatatatataaggaaactgaggccaagcgAGTAGAATCATTTATCCAAGGTCACGCATTTTTCTAGTCTTCTAATGCAGGCTAAGTGGCTCTAGGCCCTGACTGTTAAGCACCATGCtcctttgcttgtttttgaaGGCTACCTGCTGATCTCTTTCTTATCTCCTGTCCTTTGCATGCACTGTTCCCTCAGTCTGGAAGCCCTTCTTCCCTTGataaactcctactcatccttcaggatTCAGTTCAAACATGACATACCTGTGAAGCCTTCCTGGCTTCCCTGTGAGGTTAAGGACTCCTCCTCTGGGCTTCCCTTCTGCTGCAGTATTTGCCATATACCAGCCTGTGTCCCTGACTAGGCCATGGGCTCCTTGGGCACAGAGAGGGCTGATCCATCTGTGACCCCAAGGGCCCAGCCCCAAATAGGTACTGGGAGAGCTTGCTGAGTATGTGATCTGAGAGGGTCTGAGTAACTCCCTGCTCTCAGTCCTAGGCTTCTTATTTTGGAAGAGGGTGACAGAGAGGGTATTGAGAGGGCAGCAGAACTTAGTCACTGATGTCTAGCTACAGGCTTGGTGGAGAGGGACAGGTGGACTTCCTACTGGCCCGAGGACTTAGACCATAAAGACTGGGTGGGTTTAGTTAAGTGTTAGGTGGTGGGTTCAGACTCGAGGTTCACTGTTGGCCTAAATGAGCTCAGTTCCTCTGGTCTCAGGCACTTGCTGCCTTCTCTGGCCTGATCATGTCTTTCCTCCCTGACTGTAGCAAACGCTGACATGCACCTAGCCTTCTCTTCTTTCAGCAGGCTTTCTCTGGCTCCTTCTCTTGTGCCAGGGACACAGGTCAAGTGGGAGGTCTGTGCTTGAGGCCTGGCAGAGACAACTACCCTCTTCCCCCAACcctgggagaaggggatgggtgttgTCATGTTACCTGAGGGTCTGACTGATTGGTAACAGCCCAGGCTCAACATGGTCACTcggcctggattcaaacccagatctccCAATCAAGTCCTCGTGCTTTCCTCTCCCATGACAATCCCTTCACTGTGTTCCTCGACAGTGTCTATTGTGGGGCCCAACAGAGAATGGGTTCTTTGTAGGTGATTgatggctgaatgaatgagtacaaCGCTTTGATGACTCTCCCCTTCCCACAACATCTATATCCAGCTTATCAGCTTTTTCTGTCAGTTGTGTCCTCTGATATGTTCTGTGTCTGtccactccccacctccactgTTGCCTGCCTGGTCCAAGCCACTTCACTCTCAGTACTGTCTCACTGGTCCTCCTGGTTCTTCTGTCCCCAGTGTCAGCCAGAGGTATCTTTTAGAAACCTGTGTCAGATCATGTCACCCTAGGGGCTCCCCACAGCCTCACTGTGGCCTTTGGCACTGTGTGGCCCACCCTGGCCAGCCTCGGTCGCAccatcctcc from the Eulemur rufifrons isolate Redbay chromosome 7, OSU_ERuf_1, whole genome shotgun sequence genome contains:
- the ARL10 gene encoding ADP-ribosylation factor-like protein 10; amino-acid sequence: MAPRPLGPLALALGGAAAVLGSVLFILWKTYFGRGRERRWDQGEAWWGAEPARLPEWDEWDPEDEEDEEPALEELEQREVLVLGLDGSGKSTFLRVLSGKPLLEGHIPTWGFNSVRLSTKDFEVDLLEIGGSQNLRFYWKEFVNEVDVLVFVVDSADRLRLPWARQELHKLLDKDPDLPVVVVANKQDLSEAMSVVELQQELGLQAVASQREVFLLGASIAPAGPAEAPGTVHIWKLLLELLS